In Paenibacillus xylanilyticus, the genomic window AATGACTACACAAACAATTCTTCCGGTTGAATCTGAAGCGCTTCGCGCCTTGTCGGAAAGTAACAACGAACCCGGCTGGTTGACCGAGCAGCGGCTTGAAGCCCTTAAGCTTGCAAGTGGTCTTGCGCTTCCGAAACTGGAAAAACAGAAAATCGAACGCTGGAATGTCAGCGAATATGGCACATATAAAGCAAGTGAAGCTATTTCTTCTCTGGAAGAAGTACCTGCTTCGATTAAAGATCTCGTTCAGGATCAAGCTGAAGGCAGTCTGGTTATCCAGCGCAATTCCAGCACAGTATACTCCAAGGTATCTGCTGATCTGGCAGCCAAAGGCGTTATTTTCACGGATCTAGCTACTGCGGTTCGCGAGCATGGTGATCTGGTAAAACCTTACCTGAACACAGCTGTGAAGGCAGATGAGCATTCCCTTGCTGCTCTGCATGCGGCTCTTTGGAACGGTGGAGTATTCCTGTATGTTCCTAAAAATGTGGAAATTGAAGTTCCGCTTCAAGCTGTTTTGCTCACAGATGATGCAACTGCTACATTTGCACCTCATGTCCTCGTTGTTGCTGAAGCGAACAGCTCTGTAACTTACGTTGACAACTATGTTTCCGGCGAACTGTCCGCACCTGTTTTCCATAACGGTGTCGTGGAAGTCTTCGTAAAATCCGGTGCAAAAGTACGTTTCGCGTCTGTTCATCAGCTGTCTACGAATGTTACTGACGTTTCCTTCCGCCGTGCAGTGGTTGAGAACGATGGAACAATCGAGTGGATCGTTGGTGAAATGAACAACGGCGATACAGCCAGCAACACGATGTCCGTGCTGAAAGGCAATGGCTCCAGCTCGGATTCGAAAGTCATCGCTGTTGGTTCCGGATCCCAAAAAATCAACTACACTACAGAAGCTCGTCACTTCGGCAAAAACACGCCGAGCCAGATGATTACTCGCGCAGTTATGCGTGAAGAAGCTTCTGCCATTATCAACGGAATCACGAAGATTGAGAAAGGTGCAACCAAAGCGGACGGTCAGCAAACAGAGAAAGTACTGATGCTGAGCCCGAAAGCACGCGGAGATGCCAACCCAATCCTTCTGATCGACGAGGACGATGTTACAGCAGGTCACGCGGCTTCCGTAGGTCAAGTCAATGCTGAACAGATCCATTACTTGATGTCTCGCGGGATTAACCGTACGGATGCTGAACGTCTGATTATCTACGGCTTCCTGGCTCCGGTGGTGGCGGATATTCCTCTGGAAGCACTGCGTACCCAATTGCAGTCCCTTATTGAACGGAAACTGGGACAATGAACCCGTCCATCCGCGAGCAGTTCCCGATCCTCCACCAGGAAATTAACGGACACCCGCTCGTATATTTAGATAACGCAGCGACTTCCCAGAAGCCGCTGGCCGTTATCAATGCGATTAAGCATTATTATGAATTTGAGAACTCCAATGTGCATCGCGGTGTGCATACACTTGGAAGCCGGGCTACGGATGCCTATGAAGGTGCACGCGAGAAGGTTGCCAAGTTTATCAATGCACGTCGCACACAGGAGATCATTTTCACCCGTGGGACAACAACAGCCCTCAATTTGGTGGCTTCGTCCTACGGCCGGTCTGTCTGCAAAGAAGGCGACGAGATCGTTATTACACCAATGGAACATCACAGCAACCTGATTCCTTGGCAGCAGGTAGCCAAGGAGACAGGTGCAACATTGAAATACATTCCGCTTCAGCCGGATGGCAATATCGATTTGGCAGATGTGGAGAAGACGATTACGAACAAAACAAAAATTGTAGCAATCGCTTATGTATCCAATGTCATGGGTGTTATTCATCCGGTAAAACAAATTGCTGAAATTGCACACCGCAATGGCGCTGTCATCGTTGTTGATGGCGCACAGAGCACTCCGCATATGAAGGTGGACGTACAGGATCTCGACTGTGATTTCTATGCATTGTCTGGTCACAAAATGTGCGGACCAACCGGAATCGGTGCACTTTACGGCAAAAAGGCGCTGCTGGAGTCCATGGAACCGGTTGAGTTCGGCGGTGAAATGATTGATGATGTTGGTCTCTATGAATCCAATTGGAAAGAGCTTCCGTGGAAATTCGAAGGCGGAACCCCTATTATCGCAGGTGCGGTAGGTCTGGGCGCAGCCATCGATTTTCTGGAGCAGATTGGCATGGATGAGATTGCCCATCATGAAAGTGTATTGGCAGCTTATGCAACAGAACGTATGGCAGAGATTGACGGGCTGACCATCTATGGTCCAGCGCAGCGTCATGTTGGTGTGGTCACCTTCAACCTGGGGGATGTACATCCACATGATGTGGCTACTGTACTGGATGCGAGTGGTGTAGCCATTCGAGCCGGACATCACTGCTGCCAGCCGCTTATGCGCTGGCTGCAAGTCAGCTCAACAGCTCGTGCCAGCTTCTATCTATATAATAATGAACAAGATGTGGACCGGTTTATCAGCGCCTTAATTCAGACAAAGGAGTATTTTGGCGATGCAACTTGATGATCTGTACCGGCGTGTTATAATGGACCACTACAAAAACCCGCGTAATCGCGGAACATTTGATAATGACGCTGTCACGGTGAATTTGAACAATCCTACGTGCGGCGACCGGATTTCATTGCAGCTTTTACTGAAAGACGGAATCGTCCAGGAAGCCAAGTATACGGGAGAAGGCTGTTCCATCAGCATGTCGTCGGCGTCCATGATGACCGATGCTGTCAAAGGCAAATCGATGGAGCAGGCACTCGATCTGGCTGACCGTTTTTCCTCACTGATGAAAGGGGAAGAAGTCGATTTCGACGATTATGAAGATCTCGAAGCCCTATCCGGTGTGAACAAGTTCCCTGCACGCATCAAATGTGCCACTCTGGCCTGGAATGCATTACGCAAAGGGATTGACGAAGAGGACAATGTACAATAACGATAGGGAGGTAGAGCAAGATGGCTAAAAAAGCACCAGAAATGGAAGAGTATAAATATGGTTTTCGCGATGAGCACAAATCCATCTTTCAAACCGGTAAAGGTCTGACTGCAGAAGTCGTTACCGAAATTTCCCGGATTAAAAACGAACCGGAGTGGATGCTCGAGTTCCGCTTGAAAGCACTGAAACAGTTCGAGAAAATGCCAATGCCAAAATGGGGCGGAGATCTCGATGAGCTGGATTTCAATGATATCCAGTACTATGTTCGTCCTTCTGAAAAACAAGGTAAAACATGGGAAGAGGTTCCTTCCGAAATCAAGGAAACCTTTGATAAACTGGGTATTCCTGAAGCCGAGCAAAAGTTCCTTGCAGGTGTATCCGCTCAGTACGAATCTGAGGTTGTATACCACAACATGCAAAAAGAACTGGAAGACCAAGGCGTAATCTTCATGGATACCGATACGGCTCTTAGAGAGCACCCGGAAATCCTTCGTGAATACTTCGCTACGGTAATTCCGCCAGCGGACAACAAATTCGCAGCACTGAACAGTGCCGTATGGTCCGGAGGAAGCTTCATTTACGTGCCTAAGGGCGTTAAGTGTGAAGTGCCTCTGCAAGCCTATTTCCGGATTAACTCCGAGAATATGGGACAATTCGAGCGTACGCTTATCATTGCGGACGAAGACAGCTTCGTTCACTATGTTGAAGGCTGTACAGCTCCAATTTACAGCACGAACTCACTCCACAGTGCCGTGGTTGAGATCATCTGTAAGAAAAATGCCCGTGTTCGTTACACTACGATTCAAAACTGGGCACCAAACATCTACAACCTGGTAACCAAACGTGCAGTTGCTGAAGAGAACGCAACAATGGAATGGGTAGATGGTAACATCGGATCCAAACTGACAATGAAATATCCAGCCGTTGTACTGAAAGGCCGTGGAGCAAAAGGTTCCGTACTTTCCATCGCTGTAGCTGGTAAAAATCAGCATCAGGATGCAGGTGCGAAAATGATCCACTTGGCTCCAGACACGACTTCAACGATTGTATCCAAATCCATCAGTAAGCATGGTGGTAAAGTAACCTACCGTGGTCTGGCTTCCTTTGGTCGTCAAGCAGAAGGTGCCAAGTCCAATATCAAATGTGATACGCTCATTCTGGATAATGAGTCCACATCGGATACCATTCCTTACAATGAAATCATGAATGATAACATTATGCTGGAGCATGAAGCTACGGTATCGAAAGTATCTGAGGACCAACTCTTCTATCTGATGAGCCGTGGTCTGACCGAAGCTGAAGCAACACAAATGATCATCATGGGCTTCATTGAGCCGTTCACGAAAGAATTGCCAATGGAATATGCGGTAGAAATGAACAGATTAATCAAATTCGAAATGGAAGGCAGCATTGGTTAATTGCTGCTTGCTGCATAGACAAGGACCGGGGGATTTCCTCCGGTCCTTGTTTCTTCATGCACGAAAATAATCCGACTTTATATGAAAAAGGGACTTGTGTAACAGAAAAACGGATGGTTGAATCGCTGTTTTTCGCATAAAATAGGTTCAACAGCACAAGCGATTTCATAGATTGCTGCATCTATTGATAGAAAAGGATGGTGAATCTATGAGCTTCAATCCTTTTGAAGGATATCGCATTACAAGTTCGTTTGGTTATCGCATTCATCCCATTCATGGTGGACAAACGTTCCATCGGGGAATTGACCTCGTCACAGAACCCTGGAATGGCCCTGTATACGCCTTTATGGAAGGAACCGTACGATTTGCCGCAGAAGGAGCTACGGGCTCCGGATTCGGCGGTTATGGGCTTACAGTTGCTGTACAGGATCATCGTGGGTATCTGCATTGTTACGCCCATCTATCGCGAATTGCGGTTAGTGTAGGTCAGCGGGTGAAGCGTGGTCAACTCTTGGGAAACCAAGGGAGTACAGGTCAGAGTACAGGACCCCATGTCCATTATGAAATTCGTAAAACGAGTACCCCTTCTTACGGGTATACAGCCAGTGTGGATGGAGTGGTTGAGCCGGAAGCATATTTGCAATCGGAATTCGGTTCCACATCTGAAGAGCAGGAGGCTCTGCCGATGACAAGTGAAGAGAAGAAAGCTTTTGAAGCGATGGAAAAGACTCTGGAAGCTCAGGCGTCCTGGATCGCGCAGCAGAAGAATCTATCCAACATGCCCTGTCCGCCTTGGGCAGCTGAAGCTTATCATTACTATCGTCCTTATATCCAGACGGACACAGGCAGTTATGACTTCTGGAGACTGCTGGTTATTATGTATCGCAAGGAAAAAGGAATTCAGGTCTCGTTCGATTCAGGAAAACAATAAGGGCCAGCGTGCTGTATACGATGATTCGTACCTGAAGCAGGCAAAAAACCATTTATCGAATATTGCCATTTCGCCCGGTTCGCTTCCCCTGCAAGATCATATGTTAGGGTATACCTGATGAAGAGGAGGCAATCACATGAGCGAGGTAGGATATGGCTGTGGTGGCAATGTTGGCGGCATCGGTGGATACAACCCATTCACATCGGTAGGCGCAATCTTGGTATTGTTCATTCTGTTGGTTATCATCACTAAAGCATTCTGCGTGTAATACGCGTATCAAACCTGAATAAAGCAAAAGGGAAACCGGAATTCGGTTTCCCTTTTTACTTTCATAAAATAAGTTCCTGTATTGTAATTCTTCGTAATTATTCATTTTTCTACGTGCCGCTGCGAAACCATGGAGCTATTGAATATAAATTTCGACGATGGCGATATCTCTTTCTTTCGCTAAATCAATAAAGGCTGTGGATGTCTGAACAAGCGGACGGAAATAGTCTGCAGGGTTATTCATGACGATAATGCCCGTTTCCCCCGAGGTGAGCAGTACCCTTTTTCCTATAAAATTGGGCAGCATGTGTTTGATGAGCTCCTGGGTAGCTTCTCCGTTGAGTTGGCCAAAGCTCAGGCTGTACAGCTCGCACAGCACGGAGATTAACTCCTGCTTGGTCTGATATACCCGGTTGGTCGTCATCGCGCTGTAAACGTCAGCTACGGCCGTAATACGGGCATATGGATGAATATCATTCCCTTTCAGTCCATGAGGGTAGCCGCTTCCGTCTTCCCGCTCATGATGCTGAAGGGCGACCGTAGCCAAAATCTCATCCTGCGTGGACTCTTTAACAATCTCATATCCGTATAACGTATGTTTCTTCATTTCTTCGAATTCTTCCGGGGTTAGTTTTCCCGGTTTATGTAGCATTTCAGGAGAAATCTTGGATTTTCCAATATCGTGCAGATAACCTGCTTTGGCTACGGTCAGGCATTCTTCAGGATTGTAGCCCATCCAGCCAGCAATATAAAACGCGAGCATTCCCACTTGCAATGAATGGTTGTAGGTATAATCATTATCGCCGTCAAGCATAAGTAGTAGGGAAACGACATCCTTCTGTTTCTCCAGTTGAGTTGTCAGGTTAATCAAAATTTCATCGACCTGAGCTTCGTCAATAAATCCTTTCTCCATCGCTTGCTGAAACAGAGATTCGGTACCTTTGATCGTATCGTCAAACAAGGTAGTTAACAGACGGGTCTGATCGGAAGGCATGGTTTGCGTATCAGAGTGTAGGTTGGATGTTGTATGTTCTACATCTGCGTAATCGATTCCATGTTGCAGCAATTTGGTAATATCGTCTTCGCTGAGTAAGGAACCTTTCATCAGCATGTGGAGACCTGAACTGTTGTATACATCATTTTTTAACAGATCACCAGGTTTAAGATCAGTAACATGCACTCTCACGTATAAACCACCTTTTCCTCGACTTATATCGACATATATGCTTATAATAACAAGAAAAAAATGGGTTGACAACGACTTATTTACTAATTTAATTAGCCTTGCAAGAGGTGGAGTGACTATTTATAAATTGTCCAAGGGGTTCCAGGGTCCCAGTTGATGTCCCTTCCACTCGGAACCATCGTCCCATATTTCCTTTTTCCAGATCGGGACCGTTTGTTTAAGTCTTTCAATAGCGTAGCGACTGGCGTCATAACAATCACTGCGGTGAGGCGAGGAGACGGCAATAATAACACTAATCTCTGCAACGTCAACCTGACCGATCCGGTGGCTGATTGCACATCTGACCCCTGGCCAACGCTCGGAGATTTCACTTCCGATGTTAGCCATCTGAGAAAGCGCCATCGGTACATAAGCTTCATATTCCAGATGGACCGTTCGCTGTTCCCCTGTCATTTCACGCGTAGTACCTACAAAAGTCAGTGCTGCCCCGTGGTTTGCGGTAATGACCAGAGCTGTTGTTTTTTCCACGGACAGGGGGGACTTCGTAATCATAAACATACCGTCCGGAGTACGATGTTCGGATAGTGAAGACCTATGCTCATCCTCGGACCCACCAGTACCGTCACCTCCTGAAACGGGGGGAATTAAGGCAAGTTCATCTTCGGGCTTAATCATCGTATCGGCAGGAGCGTACTCCTGGTTCACCGCCAGAAAGGAACTTCGAATCTGTGAAGCAGCCTCTGGATAGGCGAGTGCCAGGCTTTCTTTGAGAAGAGCTGCGGTCAAAGGACTTTTCGTATATTCATATTCAAGCAGGGACGTGCCCAAACGTTCGGCAATACCTGCAAACAGTTGTATGGTTAATATCATGCTTATGCGTCACCTCTTTTTTATCTCTAAACCCTTTCAATATATCATAACGACGCGGAAAATGTTATGCTTATCTATTAGAGGAATGTACGTCAGGCAAGGACGAGAGGAGGCGGTGTGATGAGCACCAAGGAAAAACAAACGTTAACCATTCTGCACACCAATGACATCCATAGTCATTTTGGTTCCATGAGCTCTATCGCCGCCATGATTGAACAAGAGAGAGAACGTAGCGAAAACGTTCTAGTTCTGGATATCGGAGATCATATGGATCGTATGGCCGTAGAGACAGAGGGCACACTTGGGGGAGCCAACGTCGATGTAATTAATTTGACGGGGTATGATGCCATAACGATTGGCAATAACGAGGGACTGACATTTACACCGGAGCAGCTGGCACAGTCCTATTCAGGACTATTGTGTCCTGTCGTGTGCGGAAATGTTGTGGAAGAGGCCAGTGGTCAGCCTCCAGTATGGATGAACTCATCCCTTATTGTGGACAAAGGTCCATTTCGGATAGGTTTGCTCGGAGCTACTGCACCGTTTACTGCTTTTTACGACTTGCTGGGATGGAAGCTGCTTGACCCTGTGGAAACACTGCG contains:
- a CDS encoding molybdenum cofactor biosynthesis protein is translated as MILTIQLFAGIAERLGTSLLEYEYTKSPLTAALLKESLALAYPEAASQIRSSFLAVNQEYAPADTMIKPEDELALIPPVSGGDGTGGSEDEHRSSLSEHRTPDGMFMITKSPLSVEKTTALVITANHGAALTFVGTTREMTGEQRTVHLEYEAYVPMALSQMANIGSEISERWPGVRCAISHRIGQVDVAEISVIIAVSSPHRSDCYDASRYAIERLKQTVPIWKKEIWDDGSEWKGHQLGPWNPLDNL
- the sufU gene encoding Fe-S cluster assembly sulfur transfer protein SufU is translated as MQLDDLYRRVIMDHYKNPRNRGTFDNDAVTVNLNNPTCGDRISLQLLLKDGIVQEAKYTGEGCSISMSSASMMTDAVKGKSMEQALDLADRFSSLMKGEEVDFDDYEDLEALSGVNKFPARIKCATLAWNALRKGIDEEDNVQ
- a CDS encoding YjcZ family sporulation protein, with translation MSEVGYGCGGNVGGIGGYNPFTSVGAILVLFILLVIITKAFCV
- a CDS encoding M23 family metallopeptidase; its protein translation is MSFNPFEGYRITSSFGYRIHPIHGGQTFHRGIDLVTEPWNGPVYAFMEGTVRFAAEGATGSGFGGYGLTVAVQDHRGYLHCYAHLSRIAVSVGQRVKRGQLLGNQGSTGQSTGPHVHYEIRKTSTPSYGYTASVDGVVEPEAYLQSEFGSTSEEQEALPMTSEEKKAFEAMEKTLEAQASWIAQQKNLSNMPCPPWAAEAYHYYRPYIQTDTGSYDFWRLLVIMYRKEKGIQVSFDSGKQ
- the sufB gene encoding Fe-S cluster assembly protein SufB; the protein is MAKKAPEMEEYKYGFRDEHKSIFQTGKGLTAEVVTEISRIKNEPEWMLEFRLKALKQFEKMPMPKWGGDLDELDFNDIQYYVRPSEKQGKTWEEVPSEIKETFDKLGIPEAEQKFLAGVSAQYESEVVYHNMQKELEDQGVIFMDTDTALREHPEILREYFATVIPPADNKFAALNSAVWSGGSFIYVPKGVKCEVPLQAYFRINSENMGQFERTLIIADEDSFVHYVEGCTAPIYSTNSLHSAVVEIICKKNARVRYTTIQNWAPNIYNLVTKRAVAEENATMEWVDGNIGSKLTMKYPAVVLKGRGAKGSVLSIAVAGKNQHQDAGAKMIHLAPDTTSTIVSKSISKHGGKVTYRGLASFGRQAEGAKSNIKCDTLILDNESTSDTIPYNEIMNDNIMLEHEATVSKVSEDQLFYLMSRGLTEAEATQMIIMGFIEPFTKELPMEYAVEMNRLIKFEMEGSIG
- a CDS encoding cysteine desulfurase, translating into MNPSIREQFPILHQEINGHPLVYLDNAATSQKPLAVINAIKHYYEFENSNVHRGVHTLGSRATDAYEGAREKVAKFINARRTQEIIFTRGTTTALNLVASSYGRSVCKEGDEIVITPMEHHSNLIPWQQVAKETGATLKYIPLQPDGNIDLADVEKTITNKTKIVAIAYVSNVMGVIHPVKQIAEIAHRNGAVIVVDGAQSTPHMKVDVQDLDCDFYALSGHKMCGPTGIGALYGKKALLESMEPVEFGGEMIDDVGLYESNWKELPWKFEGGTPIIAGAVGLGAAIDFLEQIGMDEIAHHESVLAAYATERMAEIDGLTIYGPAQRHVGVVTFNLGDVHPHDVATVLDASGVAIRAGHHCCQPLMRWLQVSSTARASFYLYNNEQDVDRFISALIQTKEYFGDAT
- a CDS encoding HD-GYP domain-containing protein; protein product: MRVHVTDLKPGDLLKNDVYNSSGLHMLMKGSLLSEDDITKLLQHGIDYADVEHTTSNLHSDTQTMPSDQTRLLTTLFDDTIKGTESLFQQAMEKGFIDEAQVDEILINLTTQLEKQKDVVSLLLMLDGDNDYTYNHSLQVGMLAFYIAGWMGYNPEECLTVAKAGYLHDIGKSKISPEMLHKPGKLTPEEFEEMKKHTLYGYEIVKESTQDEILATVALQHHEREDGSGYPHGLKGNDIHPYARITAVADVYSAMTTNRVYQTKQELISVLCELYSLSFGQLNGEATQELIKHMLPNFIGKRVLLTSGETGIIVMNNPADYFRPLVQTSTAFIDLAKERDIAIVEIYIQ
- the sufD gene encoding Fe-S cluster assembly protein SufD, coding for MTTQTILPVESEALRALSESNNEPGWLTEQRLEALKLASGLALPKLEKQKIERWNVSEYGTYKASEAISSLEEVPASIKDLVQDQAEGSLVIQRNSSTVYSKVSADLAAKGVIFTDLATAVREHGDLVKPYLNTAVKADEHSLAALHAALWNGGVFLYVPKNVEIEVPLQAVLLTDDATATFAPHVLVVAEANSSVTYVDNYVSGELSAPVFHNGVVEVFVKSGAKVRFASVHQLSTNVTDVSFRRAVVENDGTIEWIVGEMNNGDTASNTMSVLKGNGSSSDSKVIAVGSGSQKINYTTEARHFGKNTPSQMITRAVMREEASAIINGITKIEKGATKADGQQTEKVLMLSPKARGDANPILLIDEDDVTAGHAASVGQVNAEQIHYLMSRGINRTDAERLIIYGFLAPVVADIPLEALRTQLQSLIERKLGQ